In the genome of Paenibacillus pabuli, one region contains:
- the carB gene encoding carbamoyl-phosphate synthase large subunit has protein sequence MPINKDLKKILVIGSGPIVIGQAAEFDYAGTQACQALKEEGVEVVLINSNPATIMTDTNMADKVYIEPITLDFVTQIIRQERPDGLLPTLGGQTGLNMAVELARAGVLERENVKLLGTQLTSIEKAEDRDLFRDLMRELEQPVPESVIVTTLEESLDFANEIGYPIIVRPAYTLGGTGGGICANEEELRETVAAGLRYSPIGQCLVEKSIAGMKEVEYEVMRDKNDNCIVVCNMENFDPVGVHTGDSIVVAPSQTLSDREYQMLRSASLKIIRALNIEGGCNVQFALDPHSFQYYVIEVNPRVSRSSALASKATGYPIAKMAAKIALGYTLDEIVNPVTGQTYACFEPTLDYIVSKIPRWPFDKFVSANRKLGTQMKATGEVMAIGRTFEESIHKAVRSLEIGVHRLYLKDAETLDEATLNERLVKADDERIFLIAEAFRRGYTLQQLQDLTKIDWWFLDKLEGLIGFEDRIREESELTSETLYQAKRLGFTDRAIAELRAQGQPGGTLTKETEVRARRVEENLRPVYKMVDTCAAEFEATTPYYYSTYETENEVIPSDKKKVVVLGSGPIRIGQGIEFDYSTVHAVWALQKAGYEAVIINNNPETVSTDFNTSDRLYFEPLFFEDVMNVIEQEQPVGVIVQFGGQTAINLAAPLRAAGVTILGTDLENIDEAEDRKKFEHLLSRLEIAQPKGKTVISVDDAVETAQSLGYPVLVRPSYVLGGRAMEIVYSDSELLTYMEQAVKINPEHPVLIDRYMMGKEVEVDAICDGETVLIPGIMEHIERAGVHSGDSIAVYPPQHLSQDLKEKIVEITIKIAKELKTIGLVNIQFVIHDGQVYIIEVNPRSSRTVPFLSKVTNIPMANLATQAILGVKLKDLGYVDGLWPESDHVSVKVPVFSFAKLRRVEPTLGPEMKSTGEVMGRDPNYAKALFKGLIGAGMKIPATGAIVVTVADKDKDEAVPLLEGFYRLGYKIMATGGTAAALEAANIPVTTVNKLSEGSPNILDMIRSGEANFVFNTLTKGKTPQRDGFRIRREAVENGIVCMTSLDTIRALLIMLQTINFSSEAMPAFVE, from the coding sequence ATGCCGATTAACAAAGATCTTAAGAAAATCCTGGTGATTGGTTCCGGTCCAATCGTCATCGGTCAAGCGGCCGAGTTTGACTATGCCGGTACACAGGCCTGCCAGGCACTGAAAGAAGAAGGCGTGGAAGTTGTACTCATTAACAGCAACCCGGCAACAATTATGACGGATACGAACATGGCTGACAAAGTCTATATCGAGCCCATTACACTGGATTTTGTAACGCAAATCATTCGTCAGGAACGTCCTGACGGCTTGCTGCCAACCCTTGGCGGTCAAACGGGTCTGAACATGGCTGTGGAACTTGCACGTGCCGGTGTTCTGGAGCGCGAGAACGTCAAACTGCTCGGTACCCAGCTCACATCCATTGAGAAAGCAGAAGACCGTGACTTGTTCCGTGATTTGATGCGCGAATTGGAACAGCCTGTACCTGAGAGTGTAATCGTAACAACACTTGAGGAATCACTTGATTTTGCGAATGAGATTGGTTATCCAATCATCGTCCGTCCAGCTTACACGCTTGGCGGAACAGGCGGCGGGATCTGTGCAAACGAAGAAGAGCTGCGTGAAACCGTAGCAGCAGGCCTTCGTTACAGCCCGATTGGGCAATGTCTGGTCGAGAAGAGCATTGCTGGCATGAAAGAAGTCGAGTATGAGGTTATGCGTGACAAAAACGATAACTGTATCGTGGTCTGCAACATGGAAAACTTTGACCCAGTGGGTGTTCATACAGGTGACAGTATCGTTGTGGCGCCAAGCCAGACGCTGTCTGACCGTGAATATCAGATGCTGCGCTCCGCTTCTCTGAAAATCATTCGTGCCCTCAACATTGAAGGTGGATGTAACGTACAGTTTGCGCTTGATCCACACAGCTTCCAGTATTATGTGATCGAAGTTAACCCGCGGGTAAGTCGTTCTTCCGCGCTGGCTTCGAAAGCAACAGGATATCCAATCGCGAAGATGGCTGCCAAAATCGCATTGGGGTACACATTGGACGAAATTGTGAACCCGGTAACGGGTCAAACGTATGCTTGTTTTGAGCCAACACTGGACTATATCGTAAGCAAAATTCCACGCTGGCCGTTCGACAAGTTCGTCTCGGCGAACCGCAAACTGGGCACACAGATGAAAGCGACAGGCGAAGTGATGGCCATTGGCCGGACATTTGAAGAGTCAATTCACAAAGCAGTTCGTTCCCTGGAAATCGGCGTGCACCGACTGTATCTGAAAGATGCTGAAACCCTTGATGAAGCAACACTGAATGAGCGTCTGGTCAAAGCCGACGATGAGCGTATCTTCTTGATTGCTGAGGCATTCCGCAGAGGTTATACGTTGCAACAGCTTCAGGATCTGACCAAGATTGACTGGTGGTTCCTGGATAAACTCGAAGGGCTGATCGGCTTCGAAGATCGCATTCGCGAGGAATCCGAACTGACATCCGAGACACTGTATCAAGCCAAGCGCCTTGGCTTCACAGACCGTGCCATTGCTGAGCTGCGAGCTCAAGGTCAGCCTGGTGGCACATTAACGAAAGAAACTGAAGTAAGAGCACGCCGTGTAGAAGAGAACCTTCGCCCGGTATACAAAATGGTAGATACATGTGCAGCTGAATTTGAAGCAACAACGCCATATTACTACTCCACTTACGAAACTGAGAATGAAGTCATTCCTTCAGACAAGAAAAAAGTAGTGGTACTTGGTTCCGGCCCGATCCGGATTGGTCAAGGGATTGAGTTCGACTATTCAACAGTACATGCGGTATGGGCTCTGCAAAAAGCAGGCTATGAAGCGGTAATCATTAATAACAATCCGGAGACGGTGTCAACGGACTTTAATACATCGGATCGGTTGTACTTTGAACCTCTGTTCTTCGAAGATGTAATGAACGTTATCGAACAGGAACAGCCTGTAGGTGTTATCGTACAGTTTGGTGGTCAAACGGCAATCAACCTGGCAGCACCACTGCGTGCCGCTGGCGTAACGATTCTCGGAACCGATCTGGAAAACATCGATGAGGCGGAAGATCGCAAGAAGTTTGAACATCTGCTCTCCCGTCTGGAAATTGCACAACCTAAAGGCAAAACAGTCATTTCGGTAGATGATGCGGTTGAAACGGCTCAAAGTCTGGGTTACCCGGTTCTGGTTCGTCCTTCCTACGTACTTGGTGGTCGTGCCATGGAGATCGTATACTCCGATTCCGAATTGCTGACCTACATGGAGCAGGCGGTTAAAATCAATCCGGAGCATCCGGTCCTGATCGACCGTTACATGATGGGGAAAGAGGTTGAGGTTGACGCGATCTGTGATGGCGAAACGGTATTGATTCCGGGGATCATGGAGCATATCGAGCGTGCGGGGGTTCACTCTGGCGATTCCATCGCGGTTTATCCGCCACAGCACCTGTCTCAGGATCTGAAAGAGAAAATTGTAGAGATTACAATTAAGATTGCCAAAGAACTGAAGACAATTGGTTTAGTTAACATCCAGTTTGTTATCCATGATGGCCAAGTGTATATCATCGAGGTGAACCCGCGTTCATCCCGTACAGTACCTTTCCTGAGCAAAGTAACCAACATTCCGATGGCGAACTTGGCAACACAAGCTATTCTGGGCGTGAAGCTGAAAGACCTCGGTTATGTCGATGGTCTGTGGCCTGAGTCGGATCATGTTTCCGTAAAAGTTCCAGTCTTCTCCTTCGCGAAGCTGCGTCGTGTGGAGCCAACCCTTGGACCTGAGATGAAATCCACAGGTGAGGTTATGGGTCGTGACCCGAATTACGCCAAAGCGTTGTTCAAAGGTCTTATCGGTGCAGGCATGAAGATCCCGGCCACCGGCGCAATTGTGGTAACGGTAGCGGATAAAGACAAAGACGAAGCTGTACCTTTGCTCGAAGGTTTCTACAGATTGGGTTACAAAATCATGGCAACTGGAGGAACGGCAGCTGCGCTTGAAGCTGCGAACATTCCGGTGACCACGGTGAATAAATTAAGTGAAGGTTCGCCGAACATTCTCGATATGATTCGCAGCGGCGAAGCAAACTTTGTATTCAACACCTTGACCAAAGGCAAAACGCCACAGCGTGACGGATTCCGTATTCGCCGTGAAGCGGTGGAGAACGGCATTGTATGTATGACTTCACTGGATACGATCCGTGCATTGTTGATCATGCTGCAAACGATCAACTTCTCCTCTGAGGCTATGCCAGCCTTTGTAGAATAA
- a CDS encoding aspartate carbamoyltransferase catalytic subunit, producing MITQPALKDRSLLGLKELSRDEIESILNRAAHWEAQKEKLVPVLESHFVANMFFENSTRTRFSFEMAEKRLGAQVLNFTAAASSVEKGESIYDTVRTLESMGIDAGVIRLKPSGVLQQLAQKVNVPLVNAGDGNNEHPTQALLDLYTMRKAFGELKGLRVSIIGDIMHSRVARSNLWALQKFGADVRFCAPQTMQAPELAEHAPYVGLEEALDADVVMMLRVQLERHKHGLITSAEDYREHYGLTEERASRLKPSTIIMHPAPVNRNVEVDDAVVESTASRIFPQMANGVPIRMAVMERAMKL from the coding sequence ATGATTACACAACCAGCATTGAAGGACCGGAGCTTGCTTGGCCTTAAGGAACTTAGTCGCGATGAGATCGAATCCATTCTGAACAGAGCAGCACACTGGGAAGCGCAGAAGGAGAAACTGGTTCCTGTACTGGAATCCCACTTCGTAGCCAACATGTTCTTTGAGAATAGCACGCGTACTCGCTTCTCATTTGAAATGGCGGAAAAACGTCTGGGTGCACAAGTACTGAACTTCACGGCGGCTGCATCCAGCGTGGAGAAAGGCGAATCCATCTATGATACGGTACGCACACTGGAGTCCATGGGAATCGATGCGGGAGTAATCCGGTTGAAACCTTCGGGTGTTCTGCAACAACTGGCTCAGAAAGTGAATGTTCCACTAGTGAACGCCGGAGACGGTAATAACGAGCATCCTACTCAGGCGCTGCTGGATCTCTACACGATGCGGAAGGCTTTCGGTGAGCTGAAAGGTTTGCGTGTGTCGATCATCGGAGACATCATGCACAGCCGGGTAGCTCGCTCCAATCTGTGGGCACTTCAAAAGTTTGGTGCAGATGTGCGCTTCTGTGCACCACAAACGATGCAGGCACCGGAGCTTGCAGAACACGCGCCTTATGTAGGTCTGGAAGAAGCACTCGATGCGGATGTAGTCATGATGCTCCGAGTTCAATTAGAACGTCATAAACACGGCTTGATTACTTCGGCTGAGGATTATCGCGAACACTACGGATTGACGGAAGAACGGGCGTCACGCCTGAAACCAAGCACAATCATTATGCACCCTGCTCCTGTGAACCGAAATGTCGAGGTAGATGACGCGGTAGTGGAGAGCACAGCATCGCGGATCTTCCCGCAGATGGCAAACGGTGTTCCAATCCGCATGGCGGTCATGGAACGCGCGATGAAGCTGTAA
- the pyrF gene encoding orotidine-5'-phosphate decarboxylase, with amino-acid sequence MNHPNFNEMAGRLMVALDYPGAEQAQQLVQALEGIPCYLKVGMQLFYAAGPDFIRELKSKGYSVFLDVKMHDIPNTVRGGAESITRLGVDMFNVHAAGGTSMMRAAREGAEAALADDPSLRKPEIIAVTQLTSTSQETMNTEIGIQGSVEAAVVRYAGLAHEAGLDGVVASPLEVPAIRAACGSDFHTVTPGIRPAGSGLGDQTRVLTPGEAIARGSHYIVVGRPITGAPNPREAAETILKEMLNA; translated from the coding sequence ATGAATCACCCGAATTTCAACGAAATGGCTGGCCGTCTGATGGTGGCTCTCGATTATCCCGGAGCAGAGCAAGCACAGCAATTAGTACAGGCTCTCGAAGGCATTCCCTGTTATCTGAAGGTAGGCATGCAGCTTTTCTACGCCGCTGGCCCAGACTTCATTCGGGAACTAAAGTCGAAGGGATATTCGGTATTTCTTGATGTGAAGATGCATGATATTCCTAACACGGTTCGTGGTGGTGCGGAGAGCATAACTCGTCTGGGTGTGGATATGTTCAATGTGCATGCAGCTGGAGGTACAAGCATGATGCGCGCTGCCCGTGAAGGTGCAGAGGCGGCTCTGGCTGATGATCCTTCTCTTCGCAAACCTGAGATAATTGCGGTTACCCAGCTGACCAGTACCAGTCAGGAAACGATGAATACCGAGATCGGCATTCAGGGAAGTGTGGAGGCAGCAGTCGTCCGTTATGCAGGACTGGCCCATGAGGCAGGTCTCGATGGCGTCGTTGCTTCCCCGCTGGAAGTACCGGCGATCCGCGCAGCCTGTGGCAGTGATTTTCACACGGTCACACCAGGCATCCGCCCAGCGGGAAGTGGCCTCGGAGACCAGACTCGTGTCCTGACGCCAGGTGAAGCCATTGCCAGAGGCAGCCATTACATTGTTGTAGGCAGACCAATTACGGGCGCTCCCAATCCGCGTGAAGCGGCAGAAACCATTTTGAAGGAGATGTTGAACGCATGA
- the pyrE gene encoding orotate phosphoribosyltransferase produces the protein MIELTEIPNHIASQLLKIKAVALRPQQPFTWTSGIKSPIYCDNRLTMSYPEIRNDIAEAFAAIIRDQYPDAEVIAGTATAGIPHAAWVAQKLNLPMAYIRDKAKGHGKENLIEGLITEGQKVVVIEDLISTGGSSIKAAEAVRVAGATPLAVLAIFSYQLDKGIKAFEEAGIPLQTLSNYTALMDVALAEGTIQESDFELLKSWREDPSSFGK, from the coding sequence ATGATCGAACTTACCGAGATTCCTAACCATATTGCTTCCCAACTGTTGAAAATTAAAGCGGTGGCGCTGCGTCCGCAGCAGCCATTTACCTGGACATCCGGCATCAAATCACCAATCTATTGTGATAATCGCTTAACGATGTCTTATCCAGAGATTCGTAACGACATCGCTGAAGCCTTTGCTGCAATCATTCGTGATCAATACCCTGATGCAGAGGTCATTGCAGGTACAGCAACCGCCGGTATCCCGCATGCAGCCTGGGTTGCGCAAAAGCTGAATCTGCCAATGGCTTACATTCGTGATAAAGCCAAAGGTCATGGCAAAGAGAACCTGATTGAAGGACTGATTACCGAGGGACAAAAGGTTGTTGTCATTGAAGACCTGATCTCGACAGGTGGCAGTTCCATCAAAGCTGCTGAAGCGGTACGCGTAGCCGGAGCGACTCCTCTTGCGGTACTGGCCATTTTCAGCTATCAGCTCGACAAGGGCATTAAGGCCTTTGAGGAAGCGGGAATTCCCCTGCAAACCCTGTCCAATTACACCGCTTTGATGGATGTGGCTTTGGCTGAGGGGACAATTCAGGAGAGTGATTTTGAACTGCTCAAATCTTGGCGTGAAGATCCTTCTTCATTTGGTAAATAA
- a CDS encoding dihydroorotase encodes MLQIIKNANILNQQGELERKTIIIDEGKIQKIAGVEDEAVLKAEQSAQSVTDASGKLVIPGLIDMHVHLREPGFEHKETIETGARSAAQGGFTTIACMPNTRPVTDNADVVKLVLDKAKEADLVKVLPYAAITKNELGRELTDFAALKEAGAIGFTDDGVGVQNAQMMKDAMSLAASMDMPVIAHCEDDSLVVGGYVTEGEFSKRHGIKGIPNESEAIHVGRDILLAEATGVHYHVCHVSTEQSVRLIRLAKSIGIKVTAEVCPHHLILSDEDIPGMDANWKMNPPLRSPRDVQACIEGLLDGTLDMIVTDHAPHSEEEKAKGMELAPFGIVGFETAFPLLYTKFVETGLWSLDFLVRRMTADPARVFRLDTGKLEEGAPADITMIDLNEERAVDPATFATKGRNTPFTGWKLKGWPVQTWVDGKSVWNNTVQQ; translated from the coding sequence ATGCTACAGATTATAAAGAACGCGAACATCTTGAATCAACAAGGGGAACTTGAACGGAAAACGATCATTATAGATGAAGGAAAAATTCAAAAGATCGCTGGAGTGGAAGACGAAGCGGTACTGAAAGCAGAGCAATCAGCGCAAAGCGTAACCGATGCATCAGGCAAACTGGTCATTCCCGGCCTGATTGATATGCACGTGCATCTGCGTGAACCTGGATTCGAGCATAAAGAGACAATCGAGACAGGTGCCCGTTCGGCAGCGCAAGGCGGTTTTACAACGATTGCCTGCATGCCGAACACAAGACCGGTAACCGACAACGCGGATGTCGTGAAGTTGGTTTTGGATAAAGCCAAAGAAGCCGACCTGGTTAAAGTGCTGCCTTATGCAGCTATTACGAAGAACGAACTTGGACGTGAGCTTACGGATTTTGCTGCTTTGAAAGAAGCAGGCGCGATTGGATTCACCGATGATGGTGTAGGTGTACAAAACGCTCAGATGATGAAAGACGCCATGAGCCTGGCTGCAAGCATGGATATGCCGGTCATCGCTCACTGTGAGGACGACTCATTGGTAGTCGGCGGATATGTGACCGAAGGAGAGTTTTCGAAGCGTCACGGTATCAAAGGTATTCCAAATGAATCCGAGGCAATCCACGTAGGCCGTGATATCCTGCTTGCAGAAGCAACGGGAGTTCACTACCATGTCTGCCACGTAAGTACAGAGCAGTCGGTTCGCTTGATTCGCCTGGCGAAGTCCATCGGTATTAAAGTCACTGCTGAGGTATGTCCGCATCATCTGATACTGTCGGATGAGGATATCCCGGGCATGGATGCCAACTGGAAGATGAACCCGCCTCTTCGCTCACCACGTGACGTGCAGGCTTGTATCGAAGGTTTGCTGGACGGAACGCTGGACATGATCGTTACCGATCACGCGCCGCACAGCGAAGAAGAGAAAGCAAAAGGCATGGAGCTGGCACCGTTCGGCATCGTCGGATTCGAAACAGCCTTCCCGCTGCTGTACACCAAGTTTGTGGAAACAGGGCTTTGGAGCCTGGACTTCCTCGTTAGACGTATGACAGCTGATCCGGCACGAGTATTCCGACTGGATACTGGCAAGCTGGAAGAGGGAGCACCTGCGGACATCACCATGATTGATCTGAACGAGGAACGAGCGGTTGATCCTGCAACGTTCGCAACCAAAGGAAGAAACACGCCATTCACAGGCTGGAAGCTTAAAGGTTGGCCGGTACAGACATGGGTGGACGGCAAAAGCGTGTGGAACAACACGGTACAACAGTAA
- the carA gene encoding glutamine-hydrolyzing carbamoyl-phosphate synthase small subunit, with protein MQAQARLLLEDGTLFTGKAFGAEGETTGEVVFNTGITGYQEVLSDPSYCGQIVTMTYPLIGNYGITRDDFESIRPFVHGFVVRRHEPTPSNWRAEYSVDDLLKEYGIVGISEIDTRMLTRRIRHHGTMKGILTTGSKPVEELLEMMGDTSIAELRNQVPMTSTQHVYNSPGTAERIVLVDYGAKTGILRELSKRNCDVVVVPHDVTADEIRRMNPDGIQLSNGPGDPKDVPHAVKMISELLGEYPIFGICLGHQLFALAAGADTEKLKFGHRGGNHPVKELESGRCFITSQNHGYTVNEESVKHTDLEVTHINNNDKTIEGLKHKTYPAFSVQYHPEAAPGPYDNSYLFDRFIEMIREHKITNPQKPRQAVLAAAVKGAQ; from the coding sequence ATGCAGGCACAGGCAAGATTATTGTTGGAAGACGGCACACTGTTCACCGGGAAAGCATTCGGTGCTGAAGGTGAAACAACAGGTGAGGTCGTTTTTAATACGGGAATTACAGGCTATCAAGAGGTGCTTTCGGATCCTTCTTACTGCGGTCAAATCGTAACCATGACGTACCCACTGATTGGTAACTACGGCATTACGCGTGACGACTTCGAGTCGATTCGTCCGTTCGTACACGGTTTTGTGGTACGCCGTCATGAGCCAACGCCAAGCAACTGGCGTGCGGAATACAGCGTAGACGATTTGCTTAAAGAGTACGGCATCGTAGGAATCAGTGAGATTGATACACGGATGCTGACTCGCCGGATTCGTCACCATGGCACAATGAAAGGAATTCTCACAACAGGATCGAAACCTGTGGAAGAGTTGCTGGAGATGATGGGAGATACCAGCATCGCTGAGCTGCGTAACCAGGTTCCTATGACTTCTACTCAACATGTCTACAACAGCCCGGGAACGGCTGAACGCATTGTATTGGTTGACTACGGTGCAAAAACAGGGATTTTGCGCGAACTTAGCAAACGTAACTGTGACGTTGTCGTAGTTCCACATGATGTGACAGCAGACGAAATCCGCCGTATGAACCCGGATGGCATTCAGCTGTCCAACGGCCCTGGGGACCCGAAAGACGTGCCTCATGCGGTTAAAATGATCAGTGAACTGCTTGGCGAATATCCGATCTTCGGAATCTGTCTGGGTCACCAACTGTTTGCACTTGCGGCAGGAGCCGATACAGAGAAACTCAAGTTTGGACACCGCGGCGGAAACCACCCGGTCAAAGAACTGGAGAGCGGACGTTGCTTCATCACATCTCAGAACCACGGTTACACCGTTAACGAAGAATCCGTGAAACATACGGATCTTGAAGTGACACATATCAACAATAATGACAAGACCATTGAAGGTCTGAAACATAAAACATACCCGGCGTTTTCCGTTCAGTATCACCCGGAAGCAGCGCCAGGACCGTACGATAACAGCTACCTGTTTGACCGCTTCATTGAAATGATTCGTGAGCACAAAATCACTAACCCGCAAAAGCCGCGTCAAGCCGTATTGGCAGCCGCAGTGAAAGGAGCACAATAA
- the pyrR gene encoding bifunctional pyr operon transcriptional regulator/uracil phosphoribosyltransferase PyrR, with protein MSTETHVIMDETAIRRALTRIAHEILEKNKGIEGCVLIGIRTRGVYLAERIAAKIEEIEGTPIPWGELDVTPYRDDRLDENKANRKELLTMTPESLSIHNKKVILFDDVLYTGRTIRAAMDALMDCGRPQNIQLAVLADRGHRELPIRPDFIGKNVPTSKSEEIEVALMETDGQDEVKIIQNRGEQA; from the coding sequence ATGAGCACAGAGACACATGTCATTATGGATGAAACCGCGATCCGCCGCGCATTAACACGGATTGCCCATGAGATTTTGGAAAAAAACAAAGGCATTGAGGGCTGTGTACTGATCGGTATTCGAACACGGGGTGTATACCTCGCAGAACGGATCGCCGCCAAGATTGAAGAAATCGAAGGTACACCGATCCCTTGGGGAGAACTTGATGTAACCCCTTATCGCGATGATCGCTTGGATGAGAATAAAGCGAATCGCAAGGAACTGTTGACGATGACACCTGAATCACTTTCGATTCATAACAAAAAAGTGATTTTGTTCGATGATGTGCTCTATACCGGAAGGACAATTCGTGCAGCAATGGATGCCCTGATGGACTGTGGAAGACCACAGAACATTCAGCTGGCGGTTCTCGCAGATCGCGGACACCGGGAACTTCCGATTCGACCTGATTTTATCGGCAAGAATGTGCCGACTTCCAAATCAGAGGAGATCGAGGTTGCACTGATGGAAACGGACGGACAGGATGAAGTCAAGATCATTCAGAACCGGGGGGAGCAAGCATGA